In Bacteroidota bacterium, the following are encoded in one genomic region:
- the pbpC gene encoding penicillin-binding protein 1C, which translates to MGIKILGQWILRGRKKLNTSRMRWAFTAALLSLVFFLLLDTFFPLPAPKPFSPEVRASDGSLLRCYLSKDDKWRMQVHLEDVPAELPKALIAKEDRWFYWHPGVNPLAIGRALFGNAASGARNSGASTITMQVARMMEPKPRTIWGKIQESFRAFQLEWHHSKTEILEMYMSYLPYGGNVEGVSAASHIYFDRPPSQLSLSQCVLLTVIPNRPNSLRPDANSPETRESRDKWLRRFSERGIFPAAQLTDALTETIPTERKEFAYHAPQFCEWVQRQAPESTTQTTLSPKIQLLTQNLLGNHVRRVQASGISNGAAIVVDNRTMNVLAYCGSADFHNKAASGEVDGIHAVRSPGSTLKPFIYAMAFDQGILTPKMKLLDVPKEFSDFSPVNYDRQFRGEVSAEEALRHSLNLPAVRLLNDIGIHNFIWALREAGFASVSKHHKDLGLSLALGGCGATMEELVRAYAALANGGVLRPLRFLESEPQTNNGHRICSAEAAYMVTEILSGIQRPDLPPLFLSRSKLPKVAWKTGTSFGRRDAWSVGYNPRYTIGVWMGNMDGSPVLEMSGSKTAVPLMLDLFNAIDYDADKHWFSKPERLRERVVCAESGLPPAHTCTQLTKDLTIQGVTTSATCQRDREIFTNPEGTLQYCTACLPASGYQKRRFSNLNPELTLWMVRSSLDFQRPPAHNPECEGVFHVGGPEIHSPAQGETYFVEAGQELLLQAAPDPESEMHYWFADGAFLGGCAAGERFFFAPQNGKIEVTCMDDKGRKRNVSIAIERI; encoded by the coding sequence ATGGGAATAAAAATATTAGGTCAATGGATTTTGCGAGGGCGGAAAAAGCTCAATACCAGCCGAATGCGTTGGGCGTTCACCGCTGCGCTGCTGTCATTGGTATTTTTCCTTCTTCTCGATACGTTTTTTCCATTGCCGGCTCCCAAGCCTTTCAGTCCGGAAGTGCGTGCCTCAGACGGAAGCCTTCTGCGTTGTTACCTCAGCAAGGACGACAAGTGGCGGATGCAGGTGCATTTAGAAGATGTTCCGGCAGAATTACCCAAAGCACTGATTGCCAAGGAGGACCGCTGGTTTTATTGGCATCCGGGCGTCAATCCTTTGGCAATCGGAAGAGCTTTGTTTGGAAATGCAGCTTCAGGCGCGCGCAATTCGGGTGCGAGTACCATTACGATGCAGGTGGCGCGCATGATGGAACCCAAGCCGAGGACGATTTGGGGTAAAATCCAGGAGTCATTTCGGGCATTTCAGTTGGAATGGCATCATTCGAAGACCGAGATTTTGGAAATGTACATGAGTTACCTTCCTTATGGCGGCAATGTCGAGGGTGTTTCGGCGGCATCCCACATCTATTTTGATCGCCCTCCCTCCCAATTGAGCCTTTCACAATGTGTTTTGCTCACGGTCATTCCCAACCGCCCCAATTCCCTTCGGCCAGACGCCAACAGTCCGGAAACGCGGGAATCCCGAGACAAATGGCTCCGCCGCTTTAGCGAAAGGGGGATTTTCCCTGCTGCACAACTCACGGATGCCCTGACCGAAACCATTCCGACCGAGCGAAAAGAATTTGCCTACCATGCGCCACAATTCTGCGAATGGGTTCAGCGTCAAGCACCTGAATCCACAACCCAAACAACACTTTCCCCGAAAATTCAATTGTTGACGCAGAATCTCCTAGGAAATCATGTGCGTCGCGTACAGGCCTCCGGCATCTCCAATGGCGCTGCAATCGTCGTGGACAACCGCACGATGAACGTGCTTGCCTATTGCGGGTCGGCAGATTTCCACAACAAAGCCGCCTCTGGCGAGGTCGACGGAATCCATGCCGTCCGCTCGCCAGGCAGCACTTTGAAGCCTTTCATTTACGCAATGGCCTTCGATCAAGGCATTTTGACGCCCAAGATGAAGTTATTGGACGTACCGAAGGAATTCAGCGATTTCTCGCCCGTCAACTACGACCGCCAATTCCGGGGCGAAGTTTCCGCTGAAGAGGCCTTGCGTCATTCGCTCAATTTGCCTGCGGTGCGGCTGCTGAACGACATCGGCATTCACAATTTCATCTGGGCACTGCGTGAGGCTGGTTTTGCTTCGGTGAGCAAACACCACAAGGATTTGGGACTTTCATTGGCTTTGGGCGGATGCGGTGCAACGATGGAGGAATTGGTGCGTGCCTATGCGGCCTTGGCGAACGGCGGGGTGCTGCGGCCGCTACGGTTTCTGGAATCGGAACCGCAAACCAACAATGGCCATCGGATTTGCTCGGCAGAGGCAGCCTATATGGTCACCGAAATCCTCTCGGGCATCCAACGTCCTGATTTACCGCCATTGTTCCTGAGCCGCAGCAAATTGCCAAAAGTTGCCTGGAAAACCGGAACGAGCTTCGGCAGGCGCGACGCTTGGAGCGTTGGCTACAATCCGCGGTATACCATCGGTGTGTGGATGGGCAACATGGACGGCAGCCCCGTTTTGGAAATGTCGGGGAGCAAAACGGCCGTGCCTTTGATGCTCGACCTGTTCAATGCGATCGACTATGATGCGGATAAACATTGGTTTTCAAAGCCTGAGCGCCTGCGAGAGCGGGTGGTCTGCGCGGAAAGCGGGTTGCCTCCCGCGCATACCTGCACTCAGCTCACAAAGGATCTTACCATTCAAGGGGTTACAACTTCAGCTACTTGCCAACGCGACCGCGAAATCTTTACCAATCCGGAGGGAACCCTTCAATACTGTACAGCCTGCCTGCCCGCCTCGGGATACCAAAAGCGGCGCTTCAGCAACTTAAATCCCGAATTGACCTTGTGGATGGTGAGGTCGTCGTTGGATTTTCAGCGGCCACCAGCGCATAATCCGGAATGCGAGGGTGTATTTCATGTTGGCGGACCAGAAATTCATTCGCCCGCACAAGGAGAGACTTATTTTGTTGAAGCCGGGCAGGAGCTCTTGCTCCAAGCTGCACCTGATCCTGAATCAGAAATGCACTATTGGTTTGCTGATGGTGCCTTTCTCGGAGGCTGCGCTGCAGGTGAGCGATTTTTCTTCGCACCGCAAAATGGCAAAATTGAAGTCACATGCATGGACGACAAGGGACGGAAAAGAAACGTAAGCATCGCCATTGAACGTATCTGA